Proteins from a single region of Juglans microcarpa x Juglans regia isolate MS1-56 chromosome 5S, Jm3101_v1.0, whole genome shotgun sequence:
- the LOC121268182 gene encoding protein LURP-one-related 10-like — protein sequence MAQPIPAPAPSGTKLENPLPIIGTQYCAPYPVDLSVVKKVMTIADGNFVVTDINGTVIFKVKGKLMSLHDQRILLDAAGNPIVTLREKIMSAHDRWYVYRGESKEPNDLLFTVKRSSMIQLKAKLHVFLAKNTKEEVCDFKVEGTYSERSCVVYAGDSPNIVARMSKKTTAQSVLIGKDNFSVTVYPNVDYAFIIALIVILDDMNNENSVE from the exons ATGGCTCAGCCAATTCCAGCTCCAGCTCCAAGTGGCACAAAGCTTGAAAACCCTCTTCCCATCATCGGCACTCAGTACTGCGCACCTTACCCCGTTGATCTTTCGGTTGTCAAAAAAGTCATGACCATAGCCGATGGTAACTTTGTTGTCACAGACATCAACGGCACCGTCATTTTCAAAGTTAAAGGAAAATTAATGTCCCTTCATGATCAGCGTATTCTGCTTGATGCTGCCGGAAATCCTATTGTCACTCTTCGAGAGAAG ATAATGTCTGCACATGACAGATGGTATGTGTATAGGGGCGAAAGCAAAGAGCCCAATGATCTGCTTTTTACTGTTAAGCGATCTTCAATGATCCAATTGAAGGCCAAGTTACATGTGTTTTTGGCAAAAAACACAAAGGAAGAGGTATGCGACTTCAAGGTTGAAGGGACTTATTCTGAAAGAAGTTGTGTCGTTTATGCTGGAGATTCTCCCAATATAGTTGCCCGG ATGTCTAAGAAGACCACCGCTCAAAGTGTTCTGATCGGAAAAGATAACTTTTCGGTGACTGTTTATCCTAAcgttgattatgcattcataatTGCGCTTATTGTGATTTTGGACGACATGAACAACGAAAACAGCGTTGAGTGA